Proteins found in one Triticum aestivum cultivar Chinese Spring chromosome 4D, IWGSC CS RefSeq v2.1, whole genome shotgun sequence genomic segment:
- the LOC123096904 gene encoding inactive LRR receptor-like serine/threonine-protein kinase BIR2, translated as MDVPLLVPELPPLNSSLCYSGPLSPTLLQEDDAKCLRDVKSDLKDPEGHLSSWTSNTSAGALLSATSPAFSCWNPQESRILAVSLSGFGLQGRIPPALQYCRSVNTVDLSSNALEGQIPPALCDWIPFVVNLDLCGNGLTGPVPSELANCRFLISLKLRDNAFSGQIPASIARLAAQQFLHNEDCMKVCFCVSIPARECLLRSEGAVVAMEASDLFFYYLLLLLGLCSYRALNLSLSWLLLTTGNPLLLTDDEGLLTGCCSNGRRARTNLKCKAMKPSAKL; from the exons ATGGACGTGCCTCTGCTGGTCCCCGAGCTCCCTCCTCTCAATTCTTCCTTGTGCTACTCAGGGCCGCTCAGTCCGACTCTGCTGCAGGAGGACGACGCCAAGTGCCTCCGCGACGTCAAAAGCGACCTCAAGGACCCCGAGGGCCACCTCTCGTCCTGGACTAGCAACACCTCTGCGGgtgcct tgCTGTCTGCGACTTCTCCGGCGTTCTCCTGCTGGAACCCGCAGGAGTCGCGCATCCTCGCCGTGTCCCTCTCCGGCTTCGGCCTCCAGGGCAGAATCCCGCCCGCGCTCCAGTACTGCCGCTCCGTCAACACGGTTGACCTCTCCTCCAACGCGCTCGAGGGCCAGATACCCCCCGCGCTCTGCGACTGGATCCCCTTCGTCGTCAACCTCGACCTCTGCGGCAACGGCCTCACCGGCCCGGTCCCCTCCGAGCTCGCCAACTGCCGCTTCCTCATCTCGCTCAAGCTCCGCGACAACGCCTTCTCTGGCCAGATCCCCGCCTCCATCGCGCGCCTCGCTGCTCAACAG TTTCTGCATAATGAGGATTGCATGAAGGTCTGCTTCTGTGTGTCTATTCCTGCAA GGGAGTGCTTGCTCCGCTCGGAAGGAGCTGTCGTTGCTATGGAAGCCTCTGACCTCTTCTTCTACTACCTATTGCTGCTGCTGGGTCTCTGCAGCTACAGG GCCCTGAATCTCTCATTGTCTTGGTTGTTGCTTACTACAGGGAATCCACTATTGTTGACAGACGATGAAGGGCTTCTTACGGGCTGCTGCTCTAATGGAAG GAGAGCTAGGACAAATTTGAAGTGCAAAGCCATGAAGCCAAGTGCAAAGCTGTGA
- the LOC123099914 gene encoding probable serine/threonine-protein kinase PBL15 — protein sequence MPRPWRPVLASATKCCSSEDAVVAGDGLTRCRPARSEFSRRLASFRRLSSMTNSPATPRDGKDDEAAGEMGVGPMQLHSFSLNELRSVTHDFSSGYLLGEGGFGTVHKGFVDAGMRPGLEPQPVAVKQLDIAGHQGHREWLAEVIFLGQFRDQHLVKLLGYCCEDEERLLVYEFMPRGSLENHLFKRISATLPWGTRLKVAIGAAKGLAFLHGAKQPVIYRDFKASNILLDSEFTAKLSDFGLAKMGPEGEDTHVTTRVMGTHGYAAPEYVQTGHLTMKSDVYSFGVVLLELLTGRRAMEHVRGRSAHAEQTIKLVEWTRPYLASSRRLRCIMDPKLAGHYSVKGTRAVAHLAVQCTSAQPRDRPSMAAVVEALERLEGLKDMAVSIGLWPTAPVAGRNALSAKFRAEMKGAGTGNGAVLRRRSASAKLP from the exons ATGCCGAGGCCATGGAGACCGGTGCTGGCGTCGGCAACCAAGTGCTGCAGCTCCGAGGACGCCGTGGTGGCCGGGGACGGGCTCACGCGCTGCCGCCCGGCACGCTCCGAGTTCTCGCGCCGTCTCGCCTCCTTCCGCCgcctttcctccatgaccaacagCCCCGCCACGCCCAGGGACGGCAAGGACGACGAGGCCGCGGGGGAGATGGGCGTGGGCCCCATGCAGCTGCACTCCTTCAGCCTCAACGAGCTCCGCAGCGTCACGCACGACTTCTCCAGCGGCTACCTACTCGGGGAGGGCGGATTCGGCACCGTCCACAAGGGCTTCGTCGACGCCGGCATGCGGCCCGGCCTTGAGCCCCAGCCCGTCGCCGTCAAGCAGCTCGACATCGCCGGCCACCAGGGCCACAGGGAGTGGCTG GCCGAGGTGATCTTCCTTGGGCAGTTCCGGGACCAGCACCTGGTGAAGCTACTTGGGTACTGCTGCGAGGACGAGGAGCGCCTCCTCGTCTACGAGTTCATGCCGCGCGGCAGCCTCGAGAACCACCTCTTCAAAAGGATATCCGCGACGCTACCGTGGGGCACCAGGCTCAAGGTCGCCATCGGCGCCGCCAAGGGCCTCGCCTTCCTCCATGGCGCCAAACAGCCCGTCATCTACCGGGATTTCAAGGCGTCCAACATCCTCCTCGACTCG GAATTCACGGCGAAGCTGTCAGACTTCGGACTGGCCAAGATGGGCCCCGAGGGGGAGGACACGCACGTCACCACCCGCGTGATGGGCACCCACGGCTACGCGGCGCCCGAGTACGTGCAGACGGGCCACCTCACAATGAAGAGCGACGTGTACAGCTTTGGTGTGGTGCTGCTGGAGCTCCTCACGGGCCGCCGGGCCATGGAGCACGTCCGCGGCCGGAGCGCGCACGCTGAGCAGACCATCAAGCTCGTGGAGTGGACCCGGCCCTACCTCGCCAGCAGCCGCCGCCTCCGCTGCATCATGGACCCTAAGCTGGCGGGGCACTACTCCGTCAAAGGCACACGCGCGGTGGCGCACCTGGCGGTGCAGTGCACCAGCGCGCAGCCCCGGGACAGGCCAAGCATGGCCGCCGTGGTCGAGGCGCTCGAGCGGCTGGAGGGGCTCAAGGACATGGCCGTCAGCATCGGGCTTTGGCCCACCGCGCCCGTGGCCGGGAGGAACGCGCTCTCCGCCAAATTTCGGGCCGAGATGAAGGGTGCCGGCACCGGCAACGGCGCCGTCTTGAGGCGCAGAAGCGCGTCCGCCAAGCTGCCGTGA